One window of Arvicola amphibius chromosome 6, mArvAmp1.2, whole genome shotgun sequence genomic DNA carries:
- the LOC119817051 gene encoding interferon alpha-12-like translates to MTRPCAILMALVLMSYWSTCSLGCDLPQTHNLRNKGALTLLAQMRKLSPLSCLKDRKDFAFPLEKVDAQQIQKTQAILVLQELTQQVLILFSSKDSSAAWETTLLDTFCNDLYQQLNDLQACVMQQVGVQEHPLSQKDSLVAVRKYFHRITVYLREKKHSPCAWEVVRAEVWRALCSSAKLLARLSEEE, encoded by the coding sequence ATGACCAGACCCTGTGCTATCCTGATGGCCCTGGTGCTGATGAGCTACTGGTCAACCTGCTCTCtgggatgtgacctgcctcagaCTCATAACCTCAGGAACAAGGGAGCCTTGACACTCCTGGCACAAATGAGGaaactctcccctctctcctgcctgaAGGATAGAAAGGACTTTGCATTCCCTCTGGAGAAGGTGGATGCCCAGCAGATCCAGAAGACTCAAGCCATCCTGGTCCTGCAGGAGCTGACCCAGCAGGTCCTGATCCTCTTCAGCTCAAAGGACTCATCTGCTGCTTGGGAGACAACCCTCCTAGACACATTCTGTAATGACCTCTATCAGCAACTCAATGACCTGCAGGCCTGTGTGATGCAGCAGGTGGGGGTGCAGGAACATCCCCTGAGCCAGAAAGACTCCCTGGTGGCTGTGAGGAAATACTTCCACAGGATCACTGTCTacctgagagagaagaaacacagcccCTGTGCCTGGGAGGTGGTGAGAGCAGAAGTCTGGAGAGCCCTGTGTTCCTCAGCCAAGTTGCTGGCAAGACTGAGTGAGGAAGAGTGA